The window AACCATATAAATGAACAAAAACTAGATCGTATTTAACCGTAGCCTTATTTCTAACACAAATTTTAAAGAGCTATAGATTGTTTAGTAACTAGTTTTGATTAAGTTAGGCAGTGTTATAAGTTAAAGAATACTATGTATATAGATAATTAGTTTTACCTTCAGTTTGTAGAACGGCAAACTCATCTTCTGTCAGCAGCTCATCGCCGTCTCTATCAAATTTATCAAATAGTTCATCCACTAGCATCAATTGGTTGGTAACACTTGATTCGGGATGGGTAAAGGACAAAAATTCATCTATAGTTAATGTGTTTGGATTCGATTTGGCTGCTTCAGTCCATGCGGCTTTATCTctcattattctttctaaaattaaaacatatattatgtatttgaataacatttaaaattaatacaCAATATCGGTTGTTGAAAGGACAATATTAGTATCTAAAATGTGTTTAAAGGCAATAGCGCCATTTTATATTCGACAATAGCGCCATGTTGCGGTACTTGGGAAAACACcagatgtttaaaaaaattagtagATATTTGAATAGTATGCCAATTCGTCTAAAATATCTAGCAATATCTTAACATAAAATGGAAGACCCGACTGAAGGATAGTGAGTGTTTTTTAAGTTACAATTTCTTTCAAAAAAAGTTCAGAAAAAAGtcattttaaaattctaaattttcAAAGTTACATATTCATGAAAGTATAAGCTATTAACGTATCATACCACACAATAAGCATGGGAGCGAGGTATTTGTGAGAACTCAAACCATAGTCTCATCTGTAGGAACAACAAATGTACACGATATAGAGATAATAACCACTGAGATCGGAAAATGCACAATAACCTCGATATACAAGCCCCCAAACCAGCCTTTTATATTTTCACCCCCAACTAACTTCCAATCAGAACACAATCAGCTTGTACTGGGAGACTTTAACAGTCACAATTTACTTTGGGGCTATGCAGATCCGGACGCAAATGGAGACGCAGTAGAAGCATGGACCGAAACATGTGGCCTCACGTCAATACATGATCCTAAACTTCCACCATCTTTTCAGAGCAAAGTTTGGAAAAGAGGATATAATACGGATATCTCTTTTTCAAGTAACAACCTCGAAGATCTACCAAAGTAGTATATGGCCCCATAACAAAAACTAAGCATAGACCAATTGGTATAAATATCTTTCCAATTGTCGGACCACAAGCTATTCCATTCAgaaggagatttaacttcaaaaaggcAAACTGGCAAAAGTATGCAGACATGCTAGATTCTGAGCTGCTACGTCTTGAACTAAAAGTAGAGAAGTATGAAAAATTTGTAGAGGTACTCAAAAATGTGTCTAGAAAAGATATCCCCGGAGGATGTAGATAACAATATGTTCCCGGGATGTCCAGCGAGTCCAAATAACTAATGACAACATACGAAACCCTCTATTCCACTGACCCTTTTAACCAAGAAACGGTTGACTGCGGAGCAGTACTACTCCAACAGCTAAGTCAAGCCAGACAGGAAAAGTACTGAGACCTTGGAAAAAATGGATATGACACATAGTAGCAAAATAGCATAGATCCTTgtaaaaaacttagcggtgatccagaagaacataaaccaccttgcaaggttacagcaaaccaagtcgctgctcaactccttatgaatggaagaactaCGAACCAATATAAGGATCCAAACACTAGAATAAGATTTGATTCGAAAACAAACCACCTAGGAACTCATTTTAGACTAAAAGAACTTCACGACGGTATAAACAGGTTAAAAGCTGCAGGTGTGGATGATAtatgcagtgaacaaataaagcatctaggccaaggagcaaaaaactggatcttgcaattttataacacgtgctgcaaaacctgcgaaattccaaaatcatggaggaaatctaaagtaatagccttgttaaaaccaggaaaggacccaGAAAACCCCAGTAGCTACATACCTATCtcgctgttgtgtcactttttcaaactatgcgagagactcatactcgccagaatagaaaaaaatgtcgacaagcacctcatcccacaacaaggaggattcagacccggcaaatcttgcaccggtCAAGTCTTCGCTCTAACAGAACACATTAAAGAGGGCtttaaagaaaaacttataacaggggctgctttcgtagatttgacagcagcctatgacacagtaaggcacaaaacattgctccgcaaattatacgacactctcaatgaccaccatctgggtaaggtcgtatattccttactgcaaaacagacgttttttcgttatgctggagggtaaagtaagtaggtggagagttcaaaaaaatggcctcccacagggaagtgttttagcaccaatgctcttcaatatatacacaaacgaccaacctacgccgaccgaaaccaagcacttcctctatgctgacgatcttgcaatatgtgctcaaggaatTAGTTTTGAAGAAGTTGAGGAGAAACTAgaaactgccttaaaaacaatgacagcgtactacctacagaattccctgagacccaatccctctaaaacccaaatcggcgctttccaccttcgcgcaaaggaagccaagcgaaaactccaaattgcgtggaatggaaatacattagaacacacaaaccaacctatatatcttggagtaactctggaccggtccctcacctacagacaacattgcataaaaacgagaggAAAAGTAACAACTgggaacagcatactcagaaagctaacgggaagtaagTATGGCGCACGctatgaataggataagaacgggggtcgctccagtaaaatcaaacatgacaaaatggggaaaaatcgaccaagatgatgtgaactgtgactgtggagaaataCAGAATATGGAatatcttcttacatgcagaaactgccCTCATCGAAGGACCCTCGAAGaattgtggctcgccaacaaagacggaaccgacgtagcccaatactgggccgaaattttatgaatgacatgtccggacacgataaagtaaagtaacgTATCATCATTTTGCACAATCAGAGCAAATTAATAATgaatttatatcaagaatatgAACGCATAATGGAGCGAAATTCGAAAGAACCTAAAACCACAAGCAGTATATTAACAAAAGTCCTTCTTCGCAACAGAAAAGTGTTAAGAGAAAAATAGAGGGAGAGATCAATTCAAAGTCATGAGAAGTACTGACTTCTACATGTTTTAAAAATGCTCTCGAAAATGACACCACCTGCAGAAAGATGACGAAGACAAAAAATTTAAACCTCGGGAGAAGAAAacgataatattaaaaataataaaaaataatatttcgaCGATGGAGACGAGGTTGATCCCACCTGTATATACTGCATTATTCCACGTCTAAGTCCCGTGAAGGCTGGATCAGgtgaaaaatttattttgactATATTTTTGGGTAATCCCTACTATTAAACTTACTGATGTTTACTCTGAGGAAGGTATTTTCCTAAGCATATTAGTAAAAAGTGCGTATTCTTAGGCAGTCTGACACTGAATAATCATATTGCGTACGAAACGAATGAATCTGCGGCACGATTCAAGCAGAAAACTACTTACCTGATAAATACGTACCTTTAAGAGATCTCTCAAGTCCCCTATGCCTTTTTTCATCATGATCTCCAATAAATTTGTCACTAAATCCCCTCTTTTTTAAAAAGTATGTATGATATTCTCTCCAAGTAATCACACCATTTTGGGGACTAACATCAATAAGATTAAAAAGTTCCAAATTTGAACTGATAGCAGTAGAAATATGTTCCACAATTTTTTGTCTAATCCACATCGCCAACTCCTTCGAATCTAGCTTGTTGTTTTTGTCTTTATCAGCCCTGAAATAAAATGCCAGCCTAGTTTAAAATTTGTGatcaaatcaaaatatatatacagcGAAATAAAGTGTTTCGGGAATTAAATCCGGATTGTTTGTGGTATACTCTATTAAACAAAAAAGTAGCTTCAGTCTAACTACTGGACTACATACTCCTAATAGCTTCGATAATAATTACTGTACTATACGTGTTTATACCTTCTGTTTTGTTGAAAACACGGAAGTGATTTAGTGTCATTTTGTtccaaggttatatttaataaactgtcTGCATAATGTAAGGTCCTGGGTCCTGGAGGTATTTTACTCAAATTTTGACATACCAGCGATTTGGCAAGTACTTTCTAATTTTATGCATGCAAAACCATTTGTATAATTTGCGTTCGACTCAAAATAGAGACCTTGACGAACATTTGATTTTGGTAAGTAATTTCGAATCGGATTCCAAAGAAATTTCGAAGAGATGACGAGTCAAAATGTAGTGTTAACTAATAAACAATTCCAAGAACTTTTATCGAGACTCTCGGTACAAACTGCTCCTTTTTCGCCGTCGTTGCAAAGTGATCTTTTGAAATGCCCTTCGCGATTTGGTAGTAAAAACGACACCGACGTAAATGCTTTTATTAGTGCCGTAGAAATTTTTAAAGATTGCGCTTTAGTGATTTTGCTGCTAAATGGCAGAGCATAATACAGTGTAAATGATGTCAAGGCATTAAATATACTATATCTACATGGGACGAACCTGTTAAGCATTTAAGAATTACGTTTGAtccgaaaaaaatgacatatCATGTTTATCGCGAACTATTTGCTGAGGAACAAGATAAAAAAACAACAGTTGACGTTTTCGTTTGTAAATGTACAGCATCAAATAAATAATGTATATCAATAATATTATCCccaattgttattatttttagcttaccacaaaagtcctaaccaacaaaatcaataaagtaACAACTTTATCGGCTGAACAACAAAGagtcagatccggaagatcctgcgtagacgccgtatttgtaccaagacaaatcacagaaaaggccatcgagtaaaataaaccagcatatctatgttttatagacctgacaaaggctttcgatcgcatctaagtcgaaaacatcttacacctactgtataaaagaaacacaccaatcaatattatacaaaccatcgaaaacatccaatatgttatgcagacgacgtcgcattaatcgccgagacagaagacaagCTCCAaataatacaacagccaagaaatacaatatgataatctctctctccaatggcgctacagcccaaatcgggccttggcctcctccaaactatgcctccaaccttgtcggtcccgcgccgatcttctccaggttctcacggctagcaaattttgcgcgtccgctgccacttcatcctcccatcttttccgtggccttccttttggtcttgcgccctgcattttactatctagggctctttttggcaatctttctgtctccattcttactacatgaccagcccagcgaagtctctgaagtttaacgaattctgagattggtgtctctttgaacagttggtagagttcaaatatctttcttaggacttttctttcgaaagacatccagttttctttttgtctttgacaatatgataatatcagcagaaaaaaggAAATGTaagacaacatctaaatacccaatacgatgtaaaatcgaaattgatgagaaaataataaagcaggaagcaaggtttacaAGCAGGCacaagaagtacgacaacaagcttaaaagcaagtaaagcggtgggatctcttaatgacacaatctggaagaacaaacacctaagacaagacacaaaaacaagaatcgatAAAGCAGCAATAAGACCTATAACAGCGGAGAccagacctgacacatctaaaacgagactactactagaaacaacagagttGAAAATACtctgacgaatatcagggaaaaatctgttggatagggagagaagggAAAGCATAAgaaaagcatgcaatatagaagacataaatggatgggtgacaaaacggaaacaggagtgaaacgaacacattagtagaatggcagaggatagaatagtacgaatagcacgagataagtcacaaatgggcgaagaagtattggcagaccaagaaaaagatggtgcgataatttaaacaatttaggaggctgatattgaagaagaaacaagctttaaagtctacatacaagaaggaagaagaagttaTTGTTTTTAATGGAACCAGCACACGAAGATCATATTAAAAGAATATAGAAATGATTTGCGCCGGCTACAAACTCTGTTATTttataagaattaaaaaaaaacttacttttcAAAAACTTCCATTAGAGTTCGAGTACCATCCTTATTAAAATCAAccaaatattcatttttatcaATTAATTCCTCTTCGCCTCGTTTATCAGTATTGAAATTACTGTTCTTAATTCGGATTTCAAAAGAATCTTCTACATTCACTTTTAAATCCTTGACAATTTTTATATTGTGTTTTAAAGGTACTGCCAACATCCAAATCATGACGAAAAATGCCAAATAACATAATATTGGGACCGTGTAAGACCATCGCAAGCATTCCAAGTATTTAATTTTCTGAGCAACGTTCATGTTTAATgagcttttaaaaaaattaccatgtCTTGCCTATCCATATTTTGCCAATCTAAAGAAAACTTTTTATATTTGCTACTTACaaagacatatttttttaaataaatgccgACATTTGTTGATAAAATACATACTTTCATTTGTGCAGTAAACGCAGGTATATGCAAGAATTGAGACAAAGGGTATCGATATTGCGCAAATCTCGAATTCAATGGCGTCTCATACATACGGGTCTACaccaatataaatattataatgtaaCAGGAAAGTCGCCTAATATTGGATATTCTGTTTTAATATAATAGTTTTgggtaaaaaaacattttaaagtaaCTTTTTTGTACTTAGAATTTGCTGTAACCTCAATAAAAACAACTTATGTatactaaaatatttatttcatcatTAAACAATGTAAGTATAAAGCAATAGTAGAAAATGAtactttttcaaattaaaaaaaaaggttccTAAAATTGGATACCTTATCCAAAATTAGGAACCTATTTTTCAGTTCAAAAATCACACACGGAAATGTTCTTTTTATCACTGCCAGCACACCCTTCATGTGACTATATGAAGCAACTCAAACACTTTACCCACTTTTCTTCATTTTGTTCCTTTGAATAAAGTTCAGTGCAGAACATACACTCTGCGTCACTTTGTTGATCGGTATCCATATCTGAATCATCATCATAAGGAACATTTGAGGAATCCGAGGATTCACTTTCTTCTTTTACTTTGTTTACCTTTTTATTTTTGACCATCGGCAtagttttctttttagttttccttaaaacttttaattttggtaactgttatttatttttaagtgattgttttattttgtttttctgtaatgCTAGATTCAAAATCATCTTTGTATGGCGTACTTGTAGCTAGCGCCGCAGAACTGGTTTTACGTCCCCTGTTTGAAGTAGGTATCAATGAACTACAGGATGGTAAAGGTGAAAAGTCTTGAACTTTTACCATGTTCGATAACTAATTAGTTCTCACACTGCTACCCATTTGATGTTTCGGGGGCTTTTTTCAATAGACAATTGAATTAAGCTGAAGGTGTGATTTAGTTCGAATAGTAAAGTCTTATAACAAGTATGTTTGTCGAGGCGGAGTTCTTTCTCTTtggttttctaaaaaaaataaaactgcttCTGAAAATATATTCTGATTGAATGGAAAAATTCCTGCATTACGAAATCCATTGGCTGATATCTCAGCAATCGCAGATTTCCGATAAGCAGGGCAGAATAATGAGCATATATTAAAGGTTGCTAGATTTCCACAAGGATTATTCTTTAACCAATTTTGGATTTCTCTTGAATTAGTGTGTCTTTAATGGAAACATAAAACACAAATCTAACGGTTGGATTTTATGTGACCTATAGGGAGGGATGCATacaaaagaaatataatttttttctagctACGTCTATAACGGCCAGATTCCGTGTATGGCTATAATTGCCTTCAAGTATGAGCAACACGGGATCGTCTTCTGAAAGTTTTTAAAATGTTGCATCCATCGCGTAAAGATGTGGCTGAAGGGTGACCATCAGCAGTTGATCCAGCTGGAGCTCTGCTTAATATTTTTCCGCGAGAATACAAACAACGGAGGAATGAATCCTCCGGTAGCATTCATGCACGTAACTACAGTTACCCTTTCTGCATCAATCTTGGATTGTACGGTGGTGATACCATGATAGCATTCATGCATGTAACTACAGTTACTCTTTCTACAGCAATCTTGGATTGTACGGTGGTGATACCTGTTTCGTGAACATTATACACTCTTAGAGGGGTTAAAATTTATCTGCTCGATAGCTGGTTCGAGGATATAAAAAAAACAGTTGATATTTCCTGGGGTAAAaccttttattctattttttaaaatcCCCTGCTGTTTTCTCCTATAGATTGGGATGCCGTCTGGGGAAATTTCGGAGCCATTTTTACCGGCATTACCATGTCTTTATGAAAAAGGATGGAAAAGGTTATTTCTAATAGCAAGTTCTTTTGACTCTTTACCACGTTGGTTGATTTGGGAACGTTAAAG is drawn from Diabrotica undecimpunctata isolate CICGRU chromosome 5, icDiaUnde3, whole genome shotgun sequence and contains these coding sequences:
- the myd gene encoding 45 kDa calcium-binding protein isoform X2, with amino-acid sequence MNVAQKIKYLECLRWSYTVPILCYLAFFVMIWMLAVPLKHNIKIVKDLKVNVEDSFEIRIKNSNFNTDKRGEEELIDKNEYLVDFNKDGTRTLMEVFEKADKDKNNKLDSKELAMWIRQKIVEHISTAISSNLELFNLIDVSPQNGVITWREYHTYFLKKRGFSDKFIGDHDEKRHRGLERSLKERIMRDKAAWTEAAKSNPNTLTIDEFLSFTHPESSVTNQLMLVDELFDKFDRDGDELLTEDEFAVLQTEGNGDEPLIVRQDENERREEFRKRIDLNGDGRADRRELLHYVAPQSPRHSEHEAEALLALADNDHDQMLSLDEMLAHPDLFLKSKMVDTARSFHDEF
- the myd gene encoding 45 kDa calcium-binding protein isoform X1, which translates into the protein MNVAQKIKYLECLRWSYTVPILCYLAFFVMIWMLAVPLKHNIKIVKDLKVNVEDSFEIRIKNSNFNTDKRGEEELIDKNEYLVDFNKDGTRTLMEVFEKADKDKNNKLDSKELAMWIRQKIVEHISTAISSNLELFNLIDVSPQNGVITWREYHTYFLKKRGFSDKFIGDHDEKRHRGLERSLKGTYLSERIMRDKAAWTEAAKSNPNTLTIDEFLSFTHPESSVTNQLMLVDELFDKFDRDGDELLTEDEFAVLQTEGNGDEPLIVRQDENERREEFRKRIDLNGDGRADRRELLHYVAPQSPRHSEHEAEALLALADNDHDQMLSLDEMLAHPDLFLKSKMVDTARSFHDEF